In Sparus aurata chromosome 2, fSpaAur1.1, whole genome shotgun sequence, a single genomic region encodes these proteins:
- the linc.pou2af1 gene encoding colorectal cancer associated 2 — protein sequence MSDKPRVYQGVRVKTTVKELLQRHRAREASSKKVKTISQACLELQDLYASTFPSCVDPPTAIPPADASSCGSRAQHLRFASLPCPDGSCNIPAQESSYHDVQPQFGDVMLPSNGYNGSSNNSSVGGGGYSASLPPPAALPLPLCHGLSSDADYYGMAPCSSPESLKFCNQVDHNSYSPQDSFSSSSSSCYDSPTRMQSSYHSFPSEHFHYQHCNLQDCYCLPHCWPGQQESFSAPEYAPYYNPTDYPYACPVEENYFKRDLQMGSEMCYNIL from the exons ATGTCTG ATAAGCCGAGGGTGTACCAGGGCGTCCGAGTGAAGACCACAGTcaaggagctgctgcagaggcaCAGAGCCCGGGAGGCCAGCAGTAAAAAAGTGAAAACG ATATCCCAGGCTTGCTTGGAGCTTCAGGATCTTTACGCCTCTACTTTTCCAA GCTGTGTGGACCCTCCTACTGCCATTCCTCCTGCGGACGCGAGCAGCTGTGGCTCGCGAGCCCAGCACCTGCGCTTCGCCTCGCTGCCCTGCCCGGACGGCTCGTGCAACATCCCGGCGCAGGAGAGCAGCTATCACGACGTCCAGCCGCAGTTCGGGGACGTGATGTTGCCGAGCAACGGATACAAcggcagcagcaacaacagcagcgtCGGCGGCGGCGGCTACAGCGCCTCCCTGCCTCCACCTGCCGCCCTGCCGCTGCCCCTGTGCCATGGACTCTCCTCTGATGCGGACTACTATGGGATG GCTCCCTGCTCCTCACCGGAGTCACTGAAGTTCTGCAACCAAGTGGATCACAACAGCTACTCGCCACAGGACTCTTtttcctcgtcctcgtcctcctgctACGACTCACCCACCAGGATGCAGTCCAGCTACCACAGCTTCCCCTCAGAGCACTTCCACTATCAGCACTGCAACCTCCAGGACTGTTACTGCCTGCCCCACTGTTGGCCGGGCCAGCAGGAGAGCTTCTCTGCCCCCGAATACGCACCTTACTATAACCCCACAGACTATCCGTACGCCTGTCCCGTGGA
- the si:ch211-213d14.1 gene encoding uncharacterized protein C11orf53 homolog isoform X2 produces the protein MPGSHMLPSYYSMRRPFISDSDFCPSTKQFSPDVYSSTLGGKPLGCEPSTMTSYSSLIDSYYPETFGDYRSAAAFSSSGGSFLPSSALSSLLPPFGGESSHLFLRDSWEQTVPESVSQVDALCPDGLASVSVPPSMPSPEPPGSPSQYRSPSRGSSMGPVSSSQPYTLHSLEDAHYHPLTTSSSYQLPATSFPCPPYMSSSVSDLVSKMVTEEAADGHASLTSNTEAHCWAKEDGVSSWSPYEIRRAY, from the exons ATGCCAG GGTCTCACATGCTGCCCAGCTACTACAGCATGAGGCGTCCCTTCATCTCAGACTCGGACTTCTGCCCGTCCACCAAGCAGTTCTCCCCTGACGTCTATTCGTCCACACTGGGTGGTAAGCCTCTGGGCTGCGAGCCCTCCACCATGACCAGCTACTCCTCCCTCATCGACAGCTACTACCCAGAGACCTTTGGTGATTACCGCAGCGCCGCCGCCTTCTCCAGCTCTGGAGGTTCCTTCCTGCCTTCATCggccctctcctccctgctgccTCCTTTCGGTGGAGAGTCCTCACACCTGTTTCTG AGAGACTCATGGGAGCAGACGGTTCCAGAGTCAGTATCGCAGGTGGATGCTCTGTGTCCTGATGGCCTGGCCTCCGTCAGCGTCCCTCCCTCCATGCCCAGCCCGGAGCCCCCAGGAAGCCCCTCCCAGTACCGCTCGCCCAGCCGCGGCTCCTCAATGGGCCCCGTCTCCAGCAGCCAACCCTACACCCTGCACTCCCTGGAAGACGCCCACTACCACCCCTTAACCACCAGCAGCTCCTACCAGTTGCCCGCCACCTCCTTCCCCTGCCCTCCATACATGAGCAGCTCCGTCAGCGACCTGGTGTCCAAGATGGTGACAGAGGAGGCGGCCGACGGCCACGCCAGCCTCACCTCCAACACCGAGGCTCACTGCTGGGCCAAAGAGGACGGCGTGAGCTCCTGGTCACCGTACGAGATCAGGAGGGCCTACTGA